In the Oscillospiraceae bacterium genome, GGCTGCTGTAAAACGGTAATGTCCGCGTCCAGCTCGGCTGGCGCGTTCTCACCCTCGGGCACGACCAGATAGCGCGTACCATCGATGGTAATGAGGTAATAGCCGCCCTCGCACTCATCAATGGTGAACTGCTGGGCGTACTGCAAGGGGTAGCTGCCGGTGACGGTCAGCGTCTCCGTGCCGGAGGCCGCTGACTGGGCCGCGCACCCTGCCAGCAGCAGCGCGGGCAGGGCGGCCAGCATTATAAGCCGCTTCATTCGGCAGCGGCCAGCGTGGTGCTGTCAAAGGTCAAGGTGTAATCGATCTCATGGGGGGTGCTCATTGCAACGGTGTCGGCGGTGACAGCCAGGGCAGTGTCCAGCGCGGCCACGGGGATCTCAAAGGTGGAGTTGCCCTCAGTGTTGGTGGGCAGGTACTTTTCGCCGTCGATGAGCATGTAGTCATAGTTGGGGCTGCTCCACACGATGGTGGCGGTCATGGCACCGTCGACTACGGTCAGGGCAGCGGGGCTGTCCACAGTAGCGCGGCCGCTGCCGCCCTCCAGCGTGACAGCGCAGGTGTAGGTGCCGTCGGCAGGGACTTCCGCCGCAGCGGCATCGCCGCCATCGACAGCGGGCACAGCGTTGGACACGCTGACAACATGGTCGTACCAGGTACCCTTGGTGCCCAGGATAGCCAGCTGGAAGTCGGTGTCCACAGCCGCGACAGGGATGTCAAAGCCGTAAACTTCGTCGCTGGTGCCGTCGGAGTAGGTCACGGTATCGATGGTGGGCTGCAGCCATTCGTCCTCATGGTCAGGGGCGTCAGCGGCCATACCCAGATACAGGTTGACGATCTTCTGGGACTGCAGGCTGACGTGCATCGTCATTTCGCCGTTTTCCACGGTCAGGGTGCCCTTGCCATTGCAGGCTTCGTTGACGTGGAACATGCTGCTGTCGGTGTTAAAGTCTGCGGTGTAGATGTCGTCCGGCAGGGCAGCCTCGGCGGCGGGGGCTTCGCTCTCGCTCTCACTTTCAGCAGGGGCGGTCTCAACGGTGGAGACGGCCTCGGTGGTACTCCCGCTGGCAGCGGCGGATTCGGATGCGCCGCAGCCTGCCAGCAGCAGGGCAGCGGCCAGGGTCAGGGATACGATCTGGAACTTTTTCATGTGTACTTTCCTACCTTATTTCATTAATTTTATT is a window encoding:
- a CDS encoding iron transporter produces the protein MKKFQIVSLTLAAALLLAGCGASESAAASGSTTEAVSTVETAPAESESESEAPAAEAALPDDIYTADFNTDSSMFHVNEACNGKGTLTVENGEMTMHVSLQSQKIVNLYLGMAADAPDHEDEWLQPTIDTVTYSDGTSDEVYGFDIPVAAVDTDFQLAILGTKGTWYDHVVSVSNAVPAVDGGDAAAAEVPADGTYTCAVTLEGGSGRATVDSPAALTVVDGAMTATIVWSSPNYDYMLIDGEKYLPTNTEGNSTFEIPVAALDTALAVTADTVAMSTPHEIDYTLTFDSTTLAAAE